Proteins found in one Paenibacillus wynnii genomic segment:
- the asnS gene encoding asparagine--tRNA ligase gives MANKSVIKTVNEHVGEPVVIGCWVNNKRSSGKIQFLQLRDGTGYIQGVVVKSEVSEQVWDDAKSLTQESSLYVTGIIREEPRSQSGYEMTVTGIEVLHLTENYPITPKEHGVDFLMDHRHLWLRSAKQRAVLVIRAEIIRAIQQYFDTNGFTLVDPPILTPSSAEGTTNLFHTKYFEEDAYLTQSGQLYMEAAAMALGRVYSFGPTFRAEKSKTRRHLIEFWMIEPEMAFTDHEESLRVQENFISYVVQSVVTNCRPELEAVGRDISKLENIKAPFPRISYDDAIKFLNEKGFEIAWGDDFGAPHETAIAEENDKPVFITHYPASFKAFYMKPDPDRPEVVLCADMIAPEGYGEIIGGSQRIDDPALLEERFKEHNLSMDTYKWYMDLRTYGSVPHSGFGLGLERTVAWICGLDHVRETIPFPRTLYRLYP, from the coding sequence ATGGCTAACAAGAGTGTAATTAAGACTGTGAATGAACATGTCGGAGAACCGGTAGTTATCGGTTGTTGGGTCAATAACAAACGCTCCAGTGGTAAAATACAGTTCCTTCAGCTTCGTGATGGTACAGGATATATCCAAGGGGTTGTAGTGAAATCGGAAGTATCCGAGCAAGTGTGGGATGATGCAAAGAGCCTGACTCAGGAAAGCTCATTGTATGTGACCGGAATTATCCGCGAAGAGCCGCGTAGTCAGTCAGGGTATGAAATGACTGTGACCGGCATAGAAGTGCTTCATTTGACGGAGAATTATCCAATTACACCGAAGGAGCACGGCGTAGATTTCTTGATGGATCACCGTCATCTTTGGCTTCGTTCCGCAAAGCAGCGGGCGGTGTTAGTTATTCGTGCGGAGATTATCCGGGCCATTCAGCAATACTTCGATACGAACGGATTTACGCTTGTGGATCCGCCGATTTTGACACCTTCCTCTGCTGAGGGTACAACCAACCTCTTTCATACGAAGTATTTCGAAGAGGATGCCTATTTGACCCAAAGCGGCCAGCTCTACATGGAAGCTGCTGCAATGGCGCTGGGCCGAGTGTATTCCTTCGGACCTACCTTCCGTGCCGAGAAGTCTAAAACACGTCGCCACTTGATTGAGTTCTGGATGATTGAACCTGAAATGGCATTCACAGATCATGAGGAGAGCCTGCGTGTTCAAGAGAACTTCATTAGCTATGTCGTGCAATCCGTAGTTACGAATTGCCGTCCTGAACTTGAGGCGGTTGGCCGTGATATATCTAAGCTAGAGAACATCAAGGCTCCTTTCCCGCGTATCAGTTATGATGACGCAATTAAATTCTTGAATGAAAAAGGGTTTGAGATTGCTTGGGGCGATGATTTCGGCGCACCGCATGAAACGGCTATCGCTGAAGAGAATGACAAGCCGGTATTTATTACTCATTACCCAGCTTCATTCAAGGCTTTCTATATGAAGCCAGATCCGGATCGTCCGGAAGTGGTATTGTGTGCAGATATGATCGCTCCTGAAGGTTATGGGGAGATTATTGGCGGCTCCCAGCGGATCGATGATCCTGCACTCTTGGAGGAACGTTTCAAAGAACATAATCTTTCAATGGATACGTACAAATGGTACATGGATTTGCGCACTTACGGTTCAGTGCCTCACTCTGGCTTCGGTTTGGGACTAGAGCGCACAGTAGCCTGGATTTGCGGTCTTGACCACGTTCGCGAGACGATTCCTTTCCCTCGTACACTGTACCGTCTTTACCCATAA
- a CDS encoding acetate kinase has protein sequence MNILVINSGSSSLKYQLYNMIDESVLAKGLVERIGMDSSILTHKPTGKPDVTEVSEILEHNTAIRKVLACLTDKEHGVLASTDEINAVGHRVVHGGEFFKASALVDADAKTKIRQLFDLAPLHNPAAMMGITATEINMPGVPQVVVFDTAFHQTMPESSYMYAIPRVLYNKYKVRRYGAHGTSHEFVSKAAAEFLERPLKDLNIITCHIGNGGSVTAVKNGISVDTSMGMTPLEGLMMGTRSGDLDPAIVPYVMNKEELSVGEVNSMLNKHSGVLAISGFSSDMRDIESGAEKGDPNSTLAFDMYEYRLRKYIGSYAAAMNGVDVIVFTAGVGENSSMLRGRILNNLTFLGIELDEEANKVRSGDPRRISTVDSKVQVLVVPTNEELVIARDTNRIVSGING, from the coding sequence ATGAATATTCTAGTTATTAACTCAGGCAGTTCTTCTTTGAAATATCAGCTTTACAATATGATTGACGAATCCGTCTTGGCTAAAGGTCTGGTAGAGCGTATTGGAATGGATTCTTCCATTTTGACTCATAAGCCAACCGGTAAACCGGATGTAACTGAAGTCAGCGAAATTTTGGAACACAATACAGCCATTCGTAAAGTTCTGGCTTGCCTTACTGATAAAGAGCACGGAGTTCTTGCTTCAACGGATGAGATTAATGCAGTAGGTCACCGTGTAGTTCACGGGGGAGAATTCTTCAAGGCTTCTGCGCTGGTGGATGCTGATGCAAAGACTAAAATTCGCCAATTGTTTGACCTGGCTCCGCTTCATAACCCAGCAGCAATGATGGGTATTACGGCAACCGAGATTAATATGCCGGGAGTACCGCAGGTTGTAGTATTTGATACAGCGTTCCACCAAACTATGCCTGAAAGTTCTTATATGTATGCTATTCCGAGAGTTTTGTATAATAAATACAAGGTTCGCCGCTACGGTGCACACGGAACATCCCATGAATTCGTAAGCAAAGCTGCTGCGGAATTCCTGGAACGTCCGCTGAAGGACCTGAATATTATCACTTGTCATATCGGTAACGGTGGCAGTGTGACGGCTGTGAAGAATGGTATATCTGTTGATACATCAATGGGTATGACCCCTTTGGAAGGCCTCATGATGGGTACGCGCAGCGGTGATCTTGACCCGGCAATTGTTCCTTATGTAATGAATAAGGAAGAACTGTCCGTAGGCGAGGTTAACTCTATGCTTAACAAACACAGTGGAGTCCTAGCTATTTCAGGATTCAGCAGTGACATGCGTGATATTGAGTCCGGGGCTGAGAAGGGTGATCCTAACTCAACACTTGCTTTTGATATGTATGAATATCGCTTGCGGAAGTACATTGGTTCTTACGCAGCTGCTATGAATGGTGTGGATGTTATCGTATTTACTGCCGGTGTTGGTGAGAATTCATCAATGCTGCGTGGAAGAATTCTTAACAATCTGACATTCCTCGGCATTGAACTAGATGAAGAGGCTAACAAGGTCCGCTCCGGCGACCCGCGCCGTATTTCTACGGTTGATTCCAAGGTGCAGGTGCTTGTAGTGCCGACAAACGAAGAGCTTGTCATTGCACGTGATACAAACCGTATTGTGTCAGGAATTAACGGCTAA
- a CDS encoding 3-hydroxyacyl-CoA dehydrogenase family protein yields the protein MNFKKIGVIGGGTMGQGIAEMLSAKGLDVMLVEKTPERLNYSYEMIETSLDKQLEKWAITQAEKKLILSRIQKVTHFAELSSCDMVIETITEDLEAKKAVFNQLDQVCPSHIILASNTSTLSLTELASSTMYPERVIGMHFIYPVAKVDLVEIVRGLKTSDATFEDTKLFVDEVVEKKGVMIYESPGFVTSRLICLFINEAMHVLQEGVASPQDIDDAMRIGYQFQYGPLEMADRFGLDSVQAALERMFREYGELKYRPSTILKKMVRAGQLGMKSGEGFFKYDKDGDRA from the coding sequence ATGAATTTTAAAAAAATAGGTGTCATTGGCGGTGGCACGATGGGTCAAGGTATTGCTGAGATGTTATCAGCCAAAGGCCTCGATGTAATGTTAGTGGAGAAAACCCCAGAACGATTGAATTACTCCTATGAAATGATTGAGACCAGTCTAGACAAACAACTGGAGAAATGGGCAATCACTCAAGCGGAGAAGAAATTAATTCTCAGCCGGATTCAAAAGGTAACCCATTTTGCTGAACTAAGTTCTTGTGATATGGTCATTGAAACCATCACAGAAGATTTGGAAGCAAAAAAAGCAGTGTTCAACCAGCTTGACCAAGTATGTCCTAGCCATATTATCCTAGCTAGTAACACATCAACACTTAGCTTAACGGAACTTGCAAGCTCAACGATGTATCCGGAGCGCGTAATCGGAATGCATTTTATATATCCTGTAGCTAAAGTGGATCTTGTCGAAATCGTGCGTGGACTGAAAACATCCGATGCTACTTTTGAAGACACCAAGTTGTTCGTTGATGAAGTTGTTGAGAAAAAAGGCGTAATGATTTATGAATCCCCTGGATTTGTAACATCCCGCCTCATTTGCTTGTTCATTAACGAAGCTATGCATGTGCTTCAAGAAGGCGTTGCTTCACCGCAGGATATTGACGATGCTATGCGTATCGGCTACCAATTCCAATATGGACCTCTTGAAATGGCTGACCGTTTCGGTCTAGATTCCGTGCAGGCTGCGCTGGAACGGATGTTCCGTGAATATGGCGAGTTGAAATACCGTCCTTCTACTATTCTTAAAAAAATGGTGCGTGCAGGACAATTAGGTATGAAATCGGGCGAAGGCTTCTTCAAGTATGACAAGGATGGTGACCGTGCATGA
- a CDS encoding DUF5590 domain-containing protein codes for MKKRRKWLLLGLGVTLLLLFGLSQFYGYIMKDQWNERSAAKAAAKSRAGLIEITKAQKSVWDENSIYWVLTGKNRDDTDMMVWVRFTANGKIADDDTAVYAEMVSNGTSEDKIRAIIKSEMPGITIKRLLPGVYNGEYAWQLFYKKNDRYHYRFYRFADGSSIGDEFSLPNR; via the coding sequence TTGAAGAAAAGGAGAAAATGGCTCTTGCTGGGGTTAGGCGTGACTCTGCTCCTTCTGTTCGGATTAAGCCAGTTCTATGGCTATATTATGAAAGATCAATGGAATGAGCGCAGTGCCGCCAAAGCGGCAGCTAAAAGTAGGGCCGGATTGATTGAAATCACAAAGGCGCAGAAATCCGTCTGGGATGAAAATTCTATCTATTGGGTCCTAACGGGAAAGAACCGGGATGATACGGATATGATGGTGTGGGTCCGATTTACAGCCAACGGCAAGATTGCAGATGACGATACGGCTGTATATGCAGAAATGGTTAGTAACGGAACCTCTGAGGACAAAATCAGAGCGATTATAAAATCAGAAATGCCTGGAATTACCATAAAGCGCTTATTACCAGGTGTCTACAATGGTGAATATGCATGGCAGCTCTTCTACAAGAAAAACGATCGTTATCATTATCGCTTCTATCGTTTTGCAGATGGTTCCTCCATCGGGGATGAGTTCAGTCTGCCCAACCGCTAA
- a CDS encoding redox-sensing transcriptional repressor Rex: protein MKSDKISEAVVRRLPVYLRFLNELHTREIATVSSQELGQKLDLNPAQIRKDLAYFGDFGRKGIGYDVPYLIEKIRHILKLDQPLNVALVGAGNLGHALSNYNAYLQDTMKITAIFDSYKPKVGQKINSLVVQPMEELGSTIREQGIRIAIITVPEFEAQNVADTLVESGIEAILNFAPVILKTPSNIRIHAADFTTDLQSLAYYLQDGKEESEHEKQ, encoded by the coding sequence ATGAAGTCGGATAAAATATCGGAGGCTGTCGTACGCAGACTACCTGTGTACCTGCGTTTCTTGAATGAACTCCACACTCGTGAAATTGCCACAGTTTCTTCTCAAGAGCTTGGACAAAAGCTCGATCTAAATCCAGCACAAATACGCAAGGATCTGGCTTATTTCGGTGATTTCGGAAGAAAAGGAATCGGTTATGATGTTCCTTACCTCATTGAAAAAATCCGCCATATCCTAAAATTGGATCAGCCGTTGAACGTAGCGCTTGTTGGTGCCGGAAATCTGGGGCATGCTTTGTCTAATTACAATGCCTACTTACAAGATACAATGAAGATAACAGCTATCTTTGATTCATATAAGCCGAAAGTTGGCCAAAAAATTAACTCACTTGTTGTTCAACCAATGGAAGAACTGGGCAGTACAATCCGTGAACAGGGCATCCGAATTGCTATTATTACTGTACCGGAGTTTGAGGCACAGAACGTAGCAGACACTTTGGTTGAATCAGGTATAGAGGCAATTCTGAACTTTGCACCGGTTATTCTGAAGACTCCTTCTAATATCCGCATTCATGCAGCTGATTTCACAACCGATTTGCAAAGTCTTGCTTATTATTTGCAGGATGGAAAGGAAGAAAGCGAACATGAAAAGCAATAA
- a CDS encoding RNA polymerase sigma factor, with translation MAKGRRGDVIEDENLIREICQGNVQSFRQFVEEYSQHVYKVTYSVLRDAKEAEDAAQETFLQIYKSLPDYRHQGLKTWITRIALHKAIDAKRRRDRLREHPVDYDNVLSITPAQDEDVLHGVIRRDRRDRLWQEVESLPSVHREVVVAFYLEQKNYEQIAAEHGITLKTVESRLYRARNWIRTHWKEEEWL, from the coding sequence ATTGCTAAGGGAAGGAGGGGAGACGTCATTGAGGATGAGAATCTAATCAGAGAAATCTGTCAGGGCAATGTACAATCGTTCCGGCAGTTCGTTGAAGAATACAGTCAACATGTGTATAAAGTGACTTACTCGGTTTTGAGGGATGCCAAAGAAGCTGAGGATGCGGCTCAAGAGACCTTTTTGCAGATATATAAGTCTCTCCCCGACTACCGTCATCAGGGATTAAAAACCTGGATCACCCGCATTGCTCTACATAAAGCAATTGACGCCAAACGGAGGCGTGACAGATTGAGGGAACACCCGGTGGATTATGATAATGTGCTTAGTATTACTCCTGCGCAGGATGAAGACGTGTTACATGGAGTGATTCGACGGGATCGCAGGGATCGATTGTGGCAGGAAGTAGAAAGTCTGCCATCCGTTCACCGCGAGGTGGTTGTCGCTTTTTATTTGGAACAGAAAAACTACGAGCAAATTGCCGCAGAGCACGGGATCACCCTGAAAACGGTTGAATCCAGATTATACCGGGCTAGAAACTGGATTCGAACCCATTGGAAGGAGGAGGAATGGCTATGA
- a CDS encoding AAA family ATPase, with protein MPKWIKEVLVGFIPVLLIFMAFVGINILPIIIAVAMLGALLLVAHMRGGLTVNAGAEKKRKKSGPSKLTFEEIGGQDSAKQELREALDFLIRHEEISKFGIRPLKGILLTGPPGTGKTLMAKAAAHYTNSVFIAAAGSEFVEMYVGVGAGRIRDLFRDARTRAVKENKESAIIFIDEIDVIGGKREGGQQREYDQTLNQLLTEMDGIYNNEAPRILLVAATNRKEMLDSALLRPGRFDRHIQVDMPDKKGRKSILDLHAKNKPLHAEVSLDKIAEEAYGFSGAQLESVMNEAAIYMLRENLTAVEQRHLSMAIDKVMMGEKTDRETNQEEKKRVAIHELGHAIMAELLRPGSVSQVTLTPRGQALGYVRHNPQQEQYLYTKDYLEEQIMIALGGAAAEVIFYGGRSTGSRGDFDQALNIVETMMKSGLTSLGIAKLEMVTTEEIMKENSNILDELMARTHELLNQQRNVFNYSLDILMKEEVLSGEQFRCQFSDSVLLPA; from the coding sequence ATGCCTAAGTGGATTAAAGAAGTATTAGTGGGATTTATTCCTGTACTGCTGATTTTTATGGCCTTTGTGGGAATAAATATACTGCCCATAATTATTGCTGTTGCCATGCTGGGTGCCCTGTTGCTCGTAGCCCATATGCGCGGCGGGTTGACCGTGAATGCCGGAGCTGAGAAGAAACGTAAGAAGAGCGGCCCATCTAAACTCACCTTTGAAGAAATCGGTGGACAGGACAGTGCCAAGCAAGAGCTGCGTGAAGCACTGGATTTTTTGATCCGACATGAAGAAATCAGTAAATTTGGTATTCGCCCACTGAAAGGTATACTTCTCACAGGCCCTCCGGGAACCGGTAAGACGTTAATGGCCAAAGCTGCTGCGCATTACACGAATTCCGTATTCATCGCTGCAGCGGGCAGTGAGTTTGTTGAGATGTATGTGGGTGTAGGTGCTGGGCGTATCCGTGATTTATTCCGTGATGCCCGTACCCGTGCTGTGAAAGAGAACAAGGAAAGTGCCATTATTTTCATAGATGAAATTGACGTCATTGGCGGTAAGCGTGAGGGGGGGCAGCAGCGGGAATATGATCAGACGCTGAACCAGCTGCTTACGGAGATGGACGGAATTTACAATAATGAAGCACCTCGTATCCTTTTGGTAGCAGCTACAAACCGCAAAGAAATGCTGGATTCGGCACTTCTGCGTCCAGGACGTTTTGACCGCCATATTCAAGTGGACATGCCTGATAAAAAAGGTCGTAAATCCATTCTCGATCTCCATGCCAAGAACAAACCTCTTCATGCAGAGGTTAGCCTGGATAAAATTGCTGAGGAGGCTTACGGCTTCTCGGGAGCTCAACTAGAAAGTGTTATGAATGAGGCAGCGATTTATATGCTGCGGGAAAATCTGACGGCAGTGGAACAGCGTCATTTATCCATGGCTATTGATAAAGTTATGATGGGCGAAAAGACAGACCGAGAAACCAATCAAGAAGAGAAAAAACGCGTGGCTATTCATGAGCTTGGACATGCTATTATGGCAGAACTGTTGCGTCCGGGTAGTGTAAGTCAGGTTACTTTAACTCCGAGAGGTCAAGCGCTTGGTTATGTCCGTCATAATCCGCAACAGGAACAGTACTTATATACAAAAGATTATCTGGAAGAACAGATTATGATTGCTCTCGGCGGAGCTGCTGCTGAAGTTATATTTTATGGCGGAAGAAGTACTGGCTCTCGCGGAGATTTCGATCAGGCACTCAATATTGTTGAGACAATGATGAAATCGGGACTTACTTCGCTCGGGATTGCCAAGCTTGAAATGGTAACAACGGAAGAGATTATGAAAGAGAATAGTAATATTTTGGATGAACTTATGGCACGTACACATGAGTTGCTAAATCAGCAGCGAAACGTGTTTAATTACTCCTTGGACATCCTTATGAAGGAAGAAGTCCTCTCTGGAGAGCAATTTCGTTGTCAATTTAGTGACAGCGTCCTTTTACCGGCATAA
- a CDS encoding amidohydrolase: MKSNKWTIKNGRYVIPGSDKPVLTGYMTIENDLITYIGEVEPPFESGVEIVDGSRLLFMPGLVNTHGHAAMSLLRGYGDDLALQVWLQEKMWPMEEKFTGQDVYWGTSLSVLEMLKGGTTTFLDMYDHMDRVAEVVELSGIRSVLMRGVIGFCSEEMQNHKLAEAIEFARNWHGKADGRITTMISPHAPYTCPPDFFVKFVQAAHDLDLPMHTHMSETRREVEQNEADYGLRPVAHLEKLGMFTRPSLVAHGVHLNDEEIEILARHQVGVSHNPGSNLKLASGIARVTDLLRAGVPVSLGTDGAASNNNLDMFEEMRLAALIHKGISGDPTAIPAPEAMRMATEYGAKSIFLNNVGRLAPGMKADFIAIDIDQPHLLPHSDLLSHAVYSASAKDVEHVWINGQQVVKHGKCLTMDEEMIRHKAQESFENLLQR; this comes from the coding sequence ATGAAAAGCAATAAATGGACAATAAAGAACGGTAGATATGTAATACCTGGTTCTGATAAGCCTGTCCTTACCGGTTATATGACCATCGAAAATGATCTGATCACTTACATAGGTGAAGTGGAACCTCCTTTCGAAAGCGGAGTTGAGATTGTAGACGGCAGCCGATTGTTGTTCATGCCGGGTTTGGTTAACACACATGGTCATGCGGCGATGTCGCTACTTCGCGGATATGGTGATGATCTTGCCCTTCAGGTATGGCTTCAGGAAAAAATGTGGCCTATGGAAGAAAAGTTCACCGGGCAGGATGTATACTGGGGAACTTCACTCTCCGTATTAGAAATGCTCAAGGGCGGAACAACTACCTTCCTGGATATGTATGATCATATGGATCGGGTCGCCGAAGTAGTGGAGTTATCCGGAATTCGTTCTGTTCTAATGCGCGGAGTAATCGGCTTTTGTTCTGAAGAAATGCAGAATCATAAGCTTGCAGAAGCGATTGAATTTGCCCGGAACTGGCATGGCAAGGCGGATGGAAGAATTACAACTATGATCTCCCCACATGCACCTTACACATGTCCACCTGATTTTTTTGTTAAGTTCGTTCAGGCGGCTCATGATTTGGATCTTCCGATGCATACTCATATGTCTGAGACACGTCGTGAGGTTGAACAGAATGAAGCCGATTACGGCCTTCGACCGGTCGCACATTTGGAGAAGCTGGGTATGTTCACCCGCCCTTCGCTTGTAGCACATGGTGTTCATTTGAACGATGAGGAAATTGAAATTTTGGCTCGTCATCAGGTTGGCGTTTCCCATAATCCAGGCAGTAACCTGAAACTAGCCAGCGGAATAGCGCGTGTAACCGATTTACTGCGGGCGGGAGTGCCAGTGTCCCTTGGAACGGATGGAGCTGCGAGCAATAACAACCTGGATATGTTTGAAGAAATGCGTCTTGCGGCGCTGATTCATAAAGGGATAAGCGGAGATCCAACGGCCATTCCGGCACCGGAAGCCATGCGTATGGCTACGGAGTATGGAGCTAAATCTATCTTTTTGAACAATGTAGGACGTCTTGCACCTGGAATGAAGGCTGACTTTATCGCTATTGATATTGACCAACCTCACTTGCTTCCACATTCTGATCTGCTCTCTCATGCGGTCTATTCGGCAAGTGCGAAGGATGTTGAGCATGTATGGATTAACGGTCAGCAGGTTGTTAAGCACGGGAAATGCCTGACAATGGATGAAGAGATGATCCGCCACAAAGCTCAAGAGTCTTTTGAGAACCTTCTACAACGGTAA
- a CDS encoding DnaD domain-containing protein — protein MDSKGWNTWGEGVSFGLDNGMAIIPYALLKNYRKLNLSGSETLLLIHLLSFRQVEGIEFPSLEELQAVTGRSIPVIAGELQKLMKDGFISIDGDNDELRDMHYERYNFSGLYGKLGSYLATQAKTAEQEGTQGNGSKSSVSRVTDNRFGGSPPNGGTGKGLSDPEEASRSLFSIFEKEFGRPLSPMECETISGWLDQDRYPEELILLALKESVFAGKLHFRYIDRILLEWSRNRVKNAQDVKAYSQKFRGGGK, from the coding sequence ATGGACAGCAAAGGATGGAACACTTGGGGCGAAGGCGTCTCCTTTGGCTTGGATAATGGAATGGCAATCATTCCGTATGCCCTGCTTAAGAATTACCGCAAGCTGAACTTAAGCGGTAGTGAAACACTACTGCTTATCCACTTGCTCTCCTTTCGTCAAGTTGAGGGAATTGAATTCCCTTCTCTTGAGGAGCTTCAAGCTGTAACAGGGCGGAGCATACCCGTTATTGCCGGGGAGCTTCAGAAGCTTATGAAGGATGGATTTATCAGTATCGATGGTGATAATGATGAACTGCGCGACATGCATTATGAGCGCTATAACTTTTCTGGTTTGTACGGAAAGCTAGGTTCTTATCTGGCGACTCAAGCAAAAACTGCTGAACAAGAGGGAACTCAAGGAAATGGATCGAAGTCTTCGGTCTCTAGAGTAACTGACAATCGTTTTGGTGGTTCTCCACCTAATGGTGGGACTGGAAAAGGTCTATCGGATCCTGAGGAAGCAAGCCGCAGCTTGTTCAGTATTTTCGAAAAAGAATTCGGACGTCCATTATCCCCAATGGAATGCGAGACCATATCAGGCTGGTTAGATCAGGATCGCTATCCTGAGGAACTGATTTTACTGGCGTTGAAGGAATCCGTATTCGCGGGGAAACTTCATTTTCGTTATATTGATCGGATTTTACTGGAGTGGAGCCGAAATCGGGTCAAAAACGCCCAAGATGTGAAGGCCTATTCACAGAAATTCCGTGGTGGCGGTAAATAA